From the Yoonia rosea genome, the window GATATAGGATTTCTGGCGAAATGCCTCGCGGGCGTGGATGTTTGACAGGTGCAGCTCAACCACAGGCAACATGATGCTTGAAATCGCATCCATCAAAGCGACCGAGGTATGTGTGTAGGCACCCGCATTCAGGATCACACCCGCATGCACACCGCGCGCGCCATGCAGCATGTCAATCATTTCACCTTCATGGTTGGATTGCGCAAAAGCAATCTGAACCCCCAGCGCCTTGGCCCTTTCGTGGCAAAGGGCTTCGATATCGGCAAGCGTCGTTGGCCCGTAGACTTCGGGCTGGCGCGTGCCAAGCAGGTTCAGGTTCGGTCCGTTTAGGATCAGGATAGAATGTGTCATGCGGTTTCATTAACAGCTTTAACTATTGGGCCCAACGGATTTTTCACCACAAATTTTTGCAGTTTCCGACCACATCCGAATATGCCATTCACAGTGGCATGTTTTGCTCGCACACTCAGACCCAAGTGCGGTAGGTGCTCGCAAATGCCAGGCCTATGGCCCAGGGAATGCTGAAAGGGAAGTTGTTGTTACGTGAATTTCTGGAGCAGGTTTGCACCCGTTGTCCCTTTGTTTCGCAGGTCTCGCGGAAAGGAGACCTGTTGTGACTGAAAATAGGTTCGCGCGCACAGCTTTGCCTGAGGCAGCTGTAGTAGATGACTTTCTGCGGCCTTATGCAACGGACACGCCATTGATCCGCGTCGGGGATTTTGGTGACGGCGGGTATTTGGTACCGGACGATTTTCGCGGCATTGCCGCCTGCTATTCGCCCGGGGTTTCACAACAGGCCAGCTTTGAGATGGACATGGCCAAGCGGCGTATACCGTCTTTCATGGCGGACGCCTCGGTCGCGAATCCGCCGCTGCAGGTGCCCGGTGCGCAGTTCATCCCCAAGTTTCTGGGCGATAAGGACGAGGGTGATTTTATCACGCTCGCATCATGGGTCGCAGCAACCGACCCCAATCCGGATGCCGATCTGCTTTTGCAGATGGATATCGAGGGCGCGGAATACGAGACCCTCGGCGCTGCCCCCCGAGATCTGCTGCGCCGCTTTCGGATCATCGTGATCGAGCTTCACCATTTGCCCTCAATACTGACCAAACCGAAATTTCTGAACCGGGCGCTTTCAGCGATCAATAAGTTGCACGACGACTTTGTGACGGTTCATCTTCACCCCAACAACGTTTCGGGCACCGTGGAGATTGAAGGCGAAATGATCCCGCGGGTGATCGAGGCTACGCTACTGCGGCGTGATCGTGCACAGGGGCTCCGGCCGGTGCAATCGTTGCCGCATCCATTGGATGTCCGTCACAACCTGCGCAAACCGGCTTTGGCCTTGCCGGACAGGTGGATGGGTGCCGCAGAACGCGGAGCTGAGGTGTAGGTTGTGATGTGGAGCCAGGACTGGCGTGTCCGTCCACAAACCGAACTATCCGTCATAAGACAAAAGAAAATTGCGGGCTCAGGACAAAATTGAAAGCGGATGGACAAAGAATGCAGTGGAGTTTGGAAAAGGGATATGTCTTGGCGGACGGGCTGCATTACCTCGGCTTTCTCGAATTATTGCATCAGGTCATTCATCCCGACTGGTACCTGGAAATCGGCACCCGAACAGGGGCCAGTCTAAAACTCAGCGCGGCCAAATCCATTGCCGTTGATCCGGACTATCAGCTCAGTCACGAGGTGATACAGAACAAGCCTGCGCTCCATGCCTTTCAGGAAAGCAGTGACGCTTTTTTCGAAGCCGGGCGTATACAACACCTCGGGGCACGCATTGACCTTGCAAGCCTGAATGGCAAGCATCTGTTTGAAGATCTGCTGCGTGACTTTATCGGTACTGAAAAGTGCTGCGCGCAAAACGGACTTATCGTGTTTCAGGGCGGCCTGCCGCAGGATGAGGCGATGGCGTCGCGCGATCACGGGCCCGTTGCACCAGCGGACTGGGCTGGTGACATATGGAAGATCCTGCCTGTTTTGAAAAGATACCGTCCCGATCTCAAGATTGACGTCTTGGATGCGGCACCAACCGGACTGGTGATTGTCAGCAATCTTGATCCGCACAACACAGTGCTGGAAGAGAACTACGCGGCCATCGTGCAGGACTACCAGAATACGACCCTGCAAGACTATGGCGTTGAACGCTACTTTTCAGCGCTCGATATTCAAAGTGCCGCTGACAGCAGATGGCTCTGTGCCTTTCCCTTCGAGCTTGGGAAGGGCTGGCGGGACAAACCCGATATATCCATCAAGATCGCGGCACCCACGCGCGACAAGATGGTCAAATGGGGCGATTATCACTTTGCAAGAAGCCTTGCGCGCGCGTTTTGTCGATTGGGGTATAAGACAACGATCTGTCCGGCTGAGGATTGGTATCTGCATCGCCGCGCGGGTGGCATTGATCTGGTGCTGCGCGGGCGTGCCAATTTTCACCGCCAACCCGGGCGGTTATGCCTGATGTGGGCCATCTCAAAAGCGATGCGTGCAGTGAATTACACGAATGCAGATCATGTTTTCTGGGCATCAAAACAGCTGTTTGAAAAAGCAAAGCTAGACCAGCCCGACGGACAGTTTTCCCTTCTGCCACAGGCTTTCGACCATGATCTGATGACATTGGGGCCAAAAAAGGCGCGTAAAGGGTTGGCCTTTGTCGGGCGCGCGCGTGCGGGATTTGAACGATCAAGCGTTGTTCACGCCGCGCAGGCAAATGAAGATTTGCGGATTTGGGGGCCCGGATGGCAGGCTGGCAAATACGCGCCATATGTCGTTGCCGAAGGTGTGCCCAATGACGATCTTGCAGAGATTTACCAGTCAGCCCAGGTCGTCCTGAATGATCACACGGCGACCATGAAAGAGAGCGGTTTTCTCTCGAACAGGGTGTTTGATACGCTCGCTTGCGGGGCGATCCCCCTGTCGGAAGATGTGGGGTGGTTGCCCGATGACATTGCGGATTTTGTCTATCTTTACCACGATCAAGAAAGCTTTGCGGCGGGCGTGGCCCGTGCACGTGCTGAATCAGCCGCCAAGCGCAAGAAACGCGACACCTTGGCGCGGCAATTGGTCGCTGTGCATTCGTTCAAGGCGCGTGCGGTTGAAATTCTCAAGGTCGCAGAGGCTTTGCGCGCTGAAACCTTGTCGGCATGACAGGTAAGGGCGGTTGCCGAGATATGGCGCAACACGCGCGCAAGTGTGTTGATCAGCGTCAGGTGGTTGACTGATCGCTTCCGCGCGCCGCCGTTTCGGCATCCGGTACCAGCGCCGCCATCAGGTCATTGAAATCCGGTCGCGTCTGCAGCTCCCTGATCAAGGCACGGTGGTTTTCACAACAGGCGTCATGCAGGGTGCGCAGTTCGCTATCCGCAAGCAGCTCTTTATAGATCGCGGCTTTGCGCGGGCGGATCGCGTCGATGGAGCGATCCTCGATCCGGTTGTGGTTCATCTTCTGCCAGTATTCCAACCCAAGCGCCTCGCCCCCATGATGTGCACGCCCGCGTGCCTTTTTGACCAGATAGGATTCGCATGACTTCAAGGCGTAGTGGTTCAGCTGGACAAGATCGTAGCCAAGCGAATCCGGGCCCGACCGCCAGCTGCCCTGCATGTACCTGTCCGGCATCGGCTGGCCAGAGCCGTTGTACCACTGTGTTTCCGAAAACTGTTCGACCGTGGGGCGTTTGGGACGATGCACACCGATATGCCCCCAAAGATCGCGCTGGAACATGGTCTTGAGACCCCAGGCCTGCGGCGGGCGTGGTGTGTGATCTGCGGCGGCGCTGCGGAATTGATCTGTCAGGAACTTGTCCTTGTAGCCGACCACACCCGCATTTCCGAAAAGGCGCCATGTCATCGACAGCGTCCGCGCATCAGGAACCGCACGGGTCAGCGCCTGAAGCGTGTGATCGCCTGTCTTGATGTTGATATATTCGTCAGCATCAATCGGGATCACCCAGTCTTCGGGACCCGCGAGATCCATCTTCAGAAAGCGACGGTAGGCGCGGCGCTGGGGCGCGGGTTTACCGCCGAATGTATTGTCGAAGTGATGCACTTTGCCCATCGCATCAAGCCGGTCAAGCAGCGCATCGGAACCGTCAGAACAATCGTTGGAAAAGACAGCAATCGCATCCACGCCGATGGCCAGATTATGCGCAACCCATTCAACGATGAACGGGCCTTCATTTTTCATCGGGGTCGCGATGACAAAGCGTGTCATATCCGTGTCCTTA encodes:
- the aroQ gene encoding type II 3-dehydroquinate dehydratase → MTHSILILNGPNLNLLGTRQPEVYGPTTLADIEALCHERAKALGVQIAFAQSNHEGEMIDMLHGARGVHAGVILNAGAYTHTSVALMDAISSIMLPVVELHLSNIHAREAFRQKSYIAPVAVGQICGFGAAGYPLAIDALVSYIGKVQ
- a CDS encoding FkbM family methyltransferase yields the protein MTENRFARTALPEAAVVDDFLRPYATDTPLIRVGDFGDGGYLVPDDFRGIAACYSPGVSQQASFEMDMAKRRIPSFMADASVANPPLQVPGAQFIPKFLGDKDEGDFITLASWVAATDPNPDADLLLQMDIEGAEYETLGAAPRDLLRRFRIIVIELHHLPSILTKPKFLNRALSAINKLHDDFVTVHLHPNNVSGTVEIEGEMIPRVIEATLLRRDRAQGLRPVQSLPHPLDVRHNLRKPALALPDRWMGAAERGAEV
- a CDS encoding glycosyltransferase family protein; this translates as MQWSLEKGYVLADGLHYLGFLELLHQVIHPDWYLEIGTRTGASLKLSAAKSIAVDPDYQLSHEVIQNKPALHAFQESSDAFFEAGRIQHLGARIDLASLNGKHLFEDLLRDFIGTEKCCAQNGLIVFQGGLPQDEAMASRDHGPVAPADWAGDIWKILPVLKRYRPDLKIDVLDAAPTGLVIVSNLDPHNTVLEENYAAIVQDYQNTTLQDYGVERYFSALDIQSAADSRWLCAFPFELGKGWRDKPDISIKIAAPTRDKMVKWGDYHFARSLARAFCRLGYKTTICPAEDWYLHRRAGGIDLVLRGRANFHRQPGRLCLMWAISKAMRAVNYTNADHVFWASKQLFEKAKLDQPDGQFSLLPQAFDHDLMTLGPKKARKGLAFVGRARAGFERSSVVHAAQANEDLRIWGPGWQAGKYAPYVVAEGVPNDDLAEIYQSAQVVLNDHTATMKESGFLSNRVFDTLACGAIPLSEDVGWLPDDIADFVYLYHDQESFAAGVARARAESAAKRKKRDTLARQLVAVHSFKARAVEILKVAEALRAETLSA
- a CDS encoding glycosyltransferase family 2 protein produces the protein MTRFVIATPMKNEGPFIVEWVAHNLAIGVDAIAVFSNDCSDGSDALLDRLDAMGKVHHFDNTFGGKPAPQRRAYRRFLKMDLAGPEDWVIPIDADEYINIKTGDHTLQALTRAVPDARTLSMTWRLFGNAGVVGYKDKFLTDQFRSAAADHTPRPPQAWGLKTMFQRDLWGHIGVHRPKRPTVEQFSETQWYNGSGQPMPDRYMQGSWRSGPDSLGYDLVQLNHYALKSCESYLVKKARGRAHHGGEALGLEYWQKMNHNRIEDRSIDAIRPRKAAIYKELLADSELRTLHDACCENHRALIRELQTRPDFNDLMAALVPDAETAARGSDQSTT